In Blattabacterium sp. DPU, the genomic window TTTTCATGATAAAAATATCCTATTTTTTTGTCGACTGTTACACCTATATAATTTCCTACTTTTTGATTAAGTCCAGTTAATTTATTAAATAAAGAAGTTTTTCCTACATTTGGATTTCCAACCAGAGCTAATTTAATTTTTTGCATTATTAAATAAGTTCTATTATAATGTTTTCAGCTTCTTTTTTTCGTAAAGCTAAACAAGATTGATCATATCTTATACATAATGGATCATAAAAAATGGAAACAAAAAGTATTTCAAATTTTACTCCAGGTAAAACTCCTAATTCTAACAATTTTATGGGAAAATTATCATTTTTATATCCTTTAATTATTCCTTTTTCTCCTTTTTTAAGATTAGATAAATTCAAAATATATTTTTATTTTATAATAAAGGTTTAAATTTATCTTTTTTATTTTTATTTAGAAATCTATAGGAATGTCATCAATTTTAATTAGATCTATACAATTGTTACTTAGTATTTCTATATTAGTTATCATTCATGAATTAGGTCATTTTATTATAGCTCAGATATTTAAAGTTAGAGTGGAAAGATTTTTTCTATTTTTTGACCCTTGGTTTTCTATCTTAAAAAAAAAGATAGGACACACTATTTATGGAATCGGTTGGTTGCCTTTAGGAGGATATGTCAAAATATCTGGAATGATAATGGATGATAAAAATATTTCATCAAAAAATACAATTAATAATTGGGAATTTCGTTCTAAATCAGCAATAAAAAGACTATTAATTATTTCTGGAGGAATATTTTTCAATATATTGTTATCTATTTTAATTTTTACTTTTTTATTATTTAAATATGGAGAAACTTATCTTCCTACAAAAAATGTTAAATATGGTATAGAAGTTGATGCTTTAGGAGAAAAAATAGGACTGAAAAATGGAGATAAAATTTTATTTGTAAACGGAAAATATATTCCCTATTTTAATGACATTCCTAAAGAAATTATTTTGGGAAATTCTATTACTGTAGATCGTATGGGGAATATTATAAAATTATCATTAAATAATAACAAAAAAAAATTTTTTTTTGATAGAAAAGAACTGAATTTTTTTATTCAACCTCGTGTCCCTCCTATAATCAATTATGTAATCAAAAATTCTAAAGCAGAAAAGTATGGATTAAGAAATAATGATGAGATATTAGCCATTAATTCTGAATTTATTCTTTTTTCTGATCAATTCAAAGATTTGTTATCAAAATATAAAAATGAAAACATATTAATGTCCATTAATAGAAATGGAAAACTTATTCAAAAAGAAATTTTTTTAGATTCAAAAGAAGTTTTGGGAATTTATTTAAAAAATTTTATAGATTTAGATCAAATTTTTTTATTTGAAAAAAAGAATTATTCTTTTTTTGAGAGTATACCACATGGTATAAAAAAAACTTGGAATGTTTTAAAAAATCAAATATTTTTTTTGAAAAATGTTTTTCATATAGAAACTAAAGCTTATAAACAAATAGGTAGTTTTTTTTCCATAGCTAAAGAGTTTCCTTCTAAATGGAATTGGGATATTTTTTGGACTTTAACTGCTACATTATCCATTTGGTTAGCTTTTTTAAATTTATTTCCTATTCCATCATTAGATGGTGGTTATATATTATTTATCATGATAGAAATGATAACAAGAAAAAAAATCAATGAAGAAATAATGGAACGTTGTACTATTTGCGGATTTATAATAATTAGTTTAATTATGATGTTTATTATTATTTGGGATATTTTCAAAGTTTTTTTTTATTGAATTTTTTCTAAAGCAATAAATATGATTTGGAGTAATTCCTATATCTAGAAATAAATCATTTTTATGTACTCTTTCAATTTTTTTTATGGGAGGGAAAATACTTAAACCTATTTTAATAACATTTTTTTTGCATAAAGTAATAAATCTATCATAAAAACCTTTTCCATAACCTATTCTATGACCTTTAAAATCAAATATTAATAAAGGAATAAATATAACTTCAATAAGAGAAATTGAAACAATAAATTTATGTCTCTGAATAGGTTCTAGAATTCCATATTTTTTCTTTGTTAAGATAGTTTTTTCATGAAAAAAACAATTTTCTATAGATAATTCCTTAAAATTAGAACAAGGAATAGTTACACATTTTCCCATTTTTAGTAAAAAATTAATTATGATAAATGTATCTACTTCTTTATATTCTCGTATAGGTAAAAAAATATGATAATATGTTTTTTCCCATATGAAAAACATTTTTTTTAAATGCAAAAAAATTTCATAACTCATTTTTATAATTTTATCTTGAGAAATAGACTTTCTCATATATAAATATTTTTTACGTAATTTTTTTTTATTCATTCTATAGAATAATCTATAAAATTTTCTAATATCTTTATTATTTCTTTTGGTTGTTCTATGTGCCCCATATGACCCGTAGGTATTGCAAAAAAATAAATTTGATTTCCGTTTCTAGTTTCTTCATAAATTTTTTGAATATCAAGAATTCGATCATATAAACCAGCTATATATAATTTTGGAAATTGAGTTGTTTTTAACAAAAATTTTCTATCTTTTCGAATAGACATTCCTTTTAAAAAGGAAATAATGCTATTAATATGAATATGCAAAGCCATTTTATTCACGAAACAAATTTCTTCTTGTAAAGAAGATAATTTTTTATTATAAAATAATTTTTTTATACTTGTGGATACAAATAATGGATAATTATTCATAGCTAATTGAATAGAACGAATACGATTTCTCTTTTTTTCAAGTGTATCTGATATCGTTGTAGAATGAAGTAAACACAAACCTAAAAACATTTCTGGATATTTTTCTGCTATAGCTAAAGCTACATATCCTCCCATAGAATGACCTACAAAAACAGCTTTTTGTACATTCTTTTTGTATACAATATTTTTTACAATTTCTGCAATTTTTTCCATTGTAAAAATGGAATCTTTTTCTAATTTTAAGCTACTTTTTCCGTGACCTGGAAGATCAATTGAAATAACTTTATATTTATTAGAAATACTATTATATATATAGTTCCATATTTCTATACTTTCCATGAATCCATGTAATAAAACTATAGGAATTCCTTTTCCTTTTATTTTAAAATTTATTTTACAAATATTAGTCATATATTATACTATTTTAATATAATGAAGTGAATCATGTTGTTAACAATAAATATTGGAAATTCCAGTCTTCGTTTTGGATTATTTAATAATAATTATAATTTGAAATGTAATTGTTCATGGATCATCAATAGTAACCCACAAAGATCGTTAGATGAATATATTTTATTATTTAGAAATATATATCAACAGTATGGCATCCTCTACAAATTTATACAAAATATAGTAATAGGATCAGTCGTTCCTACTCTTACAAAGAAAGTGGAACAATCCTTATATGAAATACATAAAATTAAACCTATTCTAGTTGATATAAATTCATCTTCTCCTATAAAACATTATTCTCATCAATTAGGCACAGATTTATATGCTAACGCTATAGCTGCATATACATTATACAAAGATCAAAATACTACTTTAGTAGTAGATTTTGGAACTGCACTAAGTTTCACCTGTATAGATAATAAATATGGTAATATTAAAGGTATTATTATTGCTCCTGGAATAAATAGTTCTTTAACCGCATTAATTGGTAATACAGCTCAATTATCTAAAATTAAATTAAAAAAACCTCCTAGTATATTAGGAAAGGATACAGAAACGTGTATTCAAAGTGGAATTATATATGGATATTTAAGCATGATTGAAGGTTTAATAAATAGAATCAATCAAGAATTGAAAACAAACTGTTTTGTTATTGCTACCGGAGGTCTTTCTCACATATATACACCTTTAACAAAAAAAATTCATATAAAAGATAAACTTCATACAATCAAAGGATTAAAGATATTATTTCATTGGAATCATTAAATATAAGTTAAAATTTGTACCATTTCTATTCTATTTTTTGAATAGATTTTTTTATTTTTTCTGACAAAATTTCAAAATTTTTTGAAGATAAAATTATTCTTTTTTTTGAAAAATTTACATCACTTTCTTTATCCATAGGAATCAAATGAATATGCACATGAGGAATTTCGAATCCCATAACAAATATGCCGACACGATTGCAAGGAATAATTCTTTCTATACCTATAGCAACTTTTCTTGTAAAAGACATAATAGAGATAAATTCTTTTTCCGATAAAGAAAAAATTTTATCTCCATTACTTTTTTTTGATATTACCAAAGTATGTCCTATTTTCATAGGATGAATATCTAAAAAGGCTAAATGATCAAAATTTTCTGCTACTTTATAAGCTATAATTTCGTTATTAATTATTTTTTGAAATATATTGTTATTCACTAAATGCTATTTCTAAAATCTCATAATCAAGTATCATTTTATTAGGCAATCTGATATGGGCAATTTGTCCTACTTGTTTTCCAAGAAGACCTGTCGATATAGGAGTATTTATGGATATTTTACCTGATTTTAAATCGGCTTCTCCTTCTGGAACTAAAGTATATATTTGTTCTCCTCCATAGGTTAAATTTTTAACTCTTACTGTAGAAAGAATAGAAACTCTAGTTCTGTTAATTTGTGATCCATCTATGATTCGTGCATTAGATCGTTTTTTTTTTAATTTAGCTATATTCATTTCTAAAAAAGCTTGAGCTTCTTTTATTGCATCGTATTCCGCATTCTCTGATAAATCTCCTTTATCTCTAGCTTCTGCTATTTGCATGGATATTTTGGGTCGTTCTATGTTTTCTAATCTTTCTATTTCTTTTTGCAATTTTTCTAATCCTTCTTTAGTTATATATTCAAATTTTTCCATAATTTTTCATTATTATTTTTTTTTATCTTTTTCATTTAATTTATTTATTAAAATGACATGTAAAGTTATATAAGTTATATGATTTTGAAATAATACACATGCTTCATCCCTAACAAAAAATATTTCATTTTTTATTTAAAAACATTAAAATTGATTGAATTAAAATTACGAATTTTTGTGTTTTTGTTTTATTTATTTTTATAACTATTCGAGTTTTAATGAAAACGATTAAAACATAGTTTATGAGGTAAATATTTTCAAATGCATATTTTGTTTCTATGAAATTTTTGATTCAATATAATTTCTATTTATCTATTCCATTCTTAAAATATCTGCTCCTAAAAGACGTAATCTTGTATCTATATTTTCATATCCTCTATCTATTTGTTCTATATTTTTAATCATACTAGTTCCTCTAGCAGAAAGTGCTGCTATAAGAAGGGATATTCCTGCTCTTATATCTGGAGAATTTAATATCGCTCCTCTAAGATAGGATTTATGATTCAGTCCTATAACAGTTGCTCTATGAGGATCACACAATATAATTTGTGCTCCCATTTCAATGAGTTTGTCTACAAAAAATAATCTACTTTCAAACATTTTTTGATGAATTAAAACACTTCCTTTAGCTTGAGTAGCTACCACCGTTAAAATACTTAATAAATCTGGAGTTAATCCAGGCCATGGCGCATCAGATATTGTTAGTATTGCGTTATTAAATGATTTTTTAATTTGGTAAGATTTTTGTGATGGAATATAAATATTATCTTCCTCTTTTTCTAATTTAATCCCCATTTTTTGAAATGTGTAAGGAACAATTCCTAAATTTTTCCAGCTAACATTTTTGATTTTAACTTCAGAACAAGTAATAGCAGCTAATCCTATCCAACTTCCTATTTCTACCATATCAGGTAATATAGTGTGGCCCCCCCCTCCTAACTCTTTTACTCCAGTTATATGAATTAAATTGGATCCTATTCCCTTAATTTTTGCCCCCATTTTGTTTAACAATTTGCATAATTGTTGAATATAAGGTTCGCAAGCGGCATTATAAATAGTTGTTTTTCCTTTAGCTAAAGTAGCCGCCATAATGACATTAGCTGTTCCCGTAACAGAAGCTTCTTCCATTAAAATATATTCTCCAATTAAATTATTTTTAGGAATACGTAAATCAAAACACTTAGATTCATTATGATAATGTATATTACTTCCCAATAATCTTAATCCTGTTAAATGAGCATCTAAACGTCGTCTTCCTATTCTATCCCCACCAGGAATAGGAATACAAACTTTTCCGAATCTAGCAAGTATAGGACCTGCAATCATAATTGATCCTCTGATCGATCTACCATATTCACGAAATCTTTTTGTATTGAAATATTCAGTGTTTATATTTTTGGCTTGAAAAGTATAATCTCCAATTCCATTTTTTTTAATAAAAACTCCTAATTCTTTAAGAATTTGCATTAAACATTTAACATCTCCTATTTCTGGAATATTCTTAATTCTTAATTTTTCTGAAGTCAATAATACGGCACATAATACCTGTAAAGATTCATTTTTAGCTCCTTGTGGTTGAATTTCTCCTTTTAAAGGTAATCCTCCTTTTATTTTGAAAGTTCCCATTATAAAGATTTATAACTAATTTTATTTCTTTTTTTTTAAAATATGAGAACATTGTAATAATGAATCTGTATTGTTCATTAAACATATCTTTCCTTTTGAAAGTTTTTTTAAATCTTCAAATATAACATCGTCTTCCACTATATTTTTATTCCATCTCAAATAGTTTTTTTTCATTGTATTAGCAATCGCATAAAATAATCCTTCTTTTTTTTTCGTATTTTTACAACGTATTGCTACATGGATCATATTTCTTATTATTTTTCCATAATATCTAAAGCTAGTTAAGTATTCAGGATACACTACTTTTTTATTATATAAACTCATTTTATAGGGTTCTCTTGGATTCGGTTTAGGAAAAGGAGTGTCAATGTCTAATTTATATTTAGACATAATAAATAATTGATTCCATAATTTATGTTGAAAATAATAAATAGACTTGTGATATTTAGGATGAATAGAGCCCGTCATTAACTTAATAATACACCATGCACAACGATTTCTTTTTTTTCTATTTTTTATTTGTATAGCATAGTCTATCATTTTATGAATATTCCTTCCATATTCTGGTATCACCAATTTGAAACGATTAGTGTTGTATTCCATAATATCTATTTTAAGTTTTATTATAATAAGATGTTTTATCTAAAGTCCAAAGAATTTTTTTTTTAAAAAAATGTTTTCTTACTTTACAAAAATGGTTTAAACAAAATGGACAATGATTCTTAGAACAAGCTTCTACGTGAACTGATAGTTCAACTTTAGATCCAAATTCATTTTTAGTTAATTGAGTTAACTTTTTTACTTCTTGATTGGCTTTTTTTATATTGAAAAACCATGGAACAATTAGATGACAATCTATATGTAAAGCACTTCCATATTTAATAATTTTTAAATGGTGAAGATCGATCCAATGAACATCTCTTTTTTCATTTAGAGAAAATGACAATTTTATTAAAAGTTTTTTGTCAGATTCATCCATAATTCCAGCTGTAGCTTTTCTTAATAATTTGAATCCTGTATACAAAATTACGGATGAAAAAATAATAGAAATAATAGGATCTATCCATGTACATTTGGTAATATTTAATAAAATTAATCCTATAACTATACCAAAAGTGGAATAAGTATCTATTTGAAGGTGCTTTCCACTAGCTATTAATGTTAAAGCTTTATTTTTCTGTCCTATATTACAGGCTAATAATCCTAAAAAATAGTTAATAATTCCGGTAAAAGACATCAAAAATACACCATAATCTAATTTGGATAAATTAATTTTATGTATATTATATTTAATACGTATAAAAGTATTTATAAAAATAGTAATTCCTACTATAGAAATTATAACTCCTTCTATAGCTGTTGATATAAATTCTACTTTACCATGTCCATATGGATGATTTTGATCTTTAGGTAAAGATGATATATAAAGACTACATAATCCAACAAGTCCACTAATGATATTAGTCAAACTTTCCATAGCATCACTAAATATTGAAAGGGAAGAAGTAATCCGCCAAGTAATCAATTTTATGAAAAAGAAAATAATTGCCACAAAAAAAATTATTTTTTGAAAATAAAAGTTTAATTTAATTTTTTTTGAATCATTCATAAATTGTTTTTATGAGTAAATAATAAGTTTTTTCAATTTCAATAAAATTCTTTTTTCTCCATATTTTTTAAATTTTATTAAAGCTATTTGATTTTTATTTTGCAATTCTACAATGATTCCTAATCCAAAATCTTTATGAAAAACTTTTACTCCTTTTTTAATTTCTAAATATTTAGAATCTTTATTTTCATAATTAAAATGATTCAAATAATGAATTTTATCTTTTTCTTTTTCTGATATATATTTATGATTTTCTAAGTCAACAAAATTTGTATTAATTTCGTCAATGAAACGACTGGGACTATTTTTTTTTTTCTCACCCCATATAAATCTATATTTTGTGTAAGTGAGTATTGCTTTTTTTTGAGCTCGAGTTAAAGCTACATAAAATAAACGACGTTCTTCCTCCATTTTAAACTGATTTTCTAAACTTGATTTTGATGGAAACAAATTTTCTTCTAATCCTGCAATAAAAACAATGGAAAATTCTAATCCTTTTGATAAATGAACAGTCATTAATGAAACTTTATTTTTTTCATGATTAATATTTTCATTTTTTTCTAAATAAAAAGATTGTAAAAAACCAATAAGACTTGTATCTCCATTATTTTTTAATTCTTTTTGTTCTTTGACATATTGAAATATATTATCAAGTATAGATTTAAAATCTTCATGACTATAATTTTTCGAGTTTTCTTTTAACAAAAAATTTTCCACATTTTTTGCTATTATATATGCATTCTCTTGTATTATATGAATATGTAACTTTTTTATTGTATTAATTAAATTTATAAATCTATTTTTTGTTTTATTGTTTATTTTTAATAAAGATTGATAATTTTCAATATTTTCTATTATATTAGAAACTGTAATCTTTTTTTTTTTAGATAAACATAATATGTTTTTTCCTATTTTTGGATTTCCTCTTTTTATAATACGGAGTAAGGATTCTTGATCATTTGGATTGACGATAACTCTAAGATAAGCTAAAAAATCTCGAATTTCTTTTCTATTTTCAAATGAAATCGATCCATATATATGATATGGAATATTTTTTTTTTTAAGTGAATATTCAATAATATTTGATTGTATATTTGCTCTGTAAAGAATTGCAAAATTTTCAAATTGAAAATTTGTTTTCTTTTTTATTGAAAGAATAGAAGAAGCGATATATTGAGCTTCTTCTACCTCAGTAGTAGCACTATATATTTTTATTTTCTCTCCTTTTTCATTATTGGTCCATATTTTTTTATAGATCTGATTTTTATTAAAAGAAATAATGTTATTAGAGGCTTGTACTATATGATTAGTGGAACGATAATTTTGATCAAGACGAAAAGTTATAGCGTTTTTATAATCAAGATGAAAATTTAAAATGTTTGATATATTAGCTCCACGAAAAGCATAAATACTTTGAGCGTCATCTCCTACTACAAAAAGATTTTTGTGTTTATAAACTAAATTTTTTATAATAGTATATTGGGATAAATTGGTATCTTGATATTCGTCAACTAATACGTATTTAAATTTTTTTTGATATTTTTCTAGAATATTTGGAAAATAAAGAAATAAATAATTGGTATAAAGTAATATATCATCAAAATCCAACGCATTTGCTTGAAAACAACGCTCTGTATAAGAATCATAAATTTTAGTAAAAAATTTTGATTTTTTATTTATTGATTTTTTTTTATTTAAAAAGTATAAATTATTTTTATATTCGGAAATTTTTTTTATTGTTTCTTTATAATTCATAGATATATCCATACTTATATCTTTGAATATTTGTTTTATTATGTTTTCTGAATCTTTACGATCATAAATGGTATAATTAGATTTTAATCCTAACCAATGAGATTCTTTTCTTAGAATGTTTGAAAATATAGAATGAAAAGTTCCCAATGTTATTTGATCAAAATCTGTTTGATTCATTAACATACTCAAAATACGACATTTCATTTCTTTAGCTGCTTTTTTCGTAAAAGTAAGAGCCAATATATTATAAGGAGATATTCCTATATTTTTAATCATATGCACAATACGATGTGTAATAACACGAGTTTTTCCTGATCCTGCTCCAGCAAGAACTAATATAGGACCATTCATGTTCTCTATTATCTTACGTTGATTATTATTTAGAGAATTCATATATACTCATTTTTTTTTGTAGTATTCAAAAAAAATATTTTTTGTCTCATTTAAAAAATTAGGATGTTTTTTGAAAAAAACATTAGCAATTGGAAAAACTTCTTTTATTAATTTATAATCCTTTATCAGATTTATAATACGAAAACAATTTTTTCCACTTTGTTGTGTACCTATTAAATCTCCACATCCACGTAATTTTAGATCTTCTTTAGCTATTTCTAGTCCTTTATTTGTTTCACACATTTTTTTAATTCTAAGAAAACTTTCTTTGCTAATTTTATAATCAGTAATAAGAATACAATAACTTTGATGAATTCCTCTTCCTACTCTTCCTCTTAACTGATGCAATTGAGATAATCCGAAAAAATCTGCATTTTCTATTAAAATAACTGATGCATTAGGAACGTTAACACCTACTTCTATAACTGTGGTTGCTATTAAAATTTTAGTTTTTCCACGTAAAAATCGGTTAATTTGTATATTTTTTTCTTGAAAATTCATTTCACCATGCAAAATTCCAATTTCATTTTTAAAATCTTTAAATTTATCTCTGATTTCTTGATATCCTTTCATTAAATTTTTATACTTTATAGAAGTATTTATAGTGGGATATATTACATAAATTTGACGACCTCTTAAAATTTGATTTTTTATTATTTGAAAAGCTTGATCTCGGTTATTGTTCCAATAATGAATAGTTTTAATAGGCTTTCTTCCTGAAGGTAATTCTTTTATAATCGAAATATTTAAATCATGATAAATAATTTTAGCTAAAGTTCTAGGAATAGGAGTCGCTGTCATAATCAAAATATGAGGAGTTTTATCATCTTTTTTCCAAATTTTATCTCTTTGTTCTACTCCAAAACGTTGTTCTTCATCTATTATCGCTAATCCAAGATTTTGAAATTGAACTTTTTCTTGAATTAAGGAATGAGTTCCTATTACAATCGAAATTTTTCCTGTCAATATTCCATGATATATTGATTTACGTTTAGAATCAGAAATAGAACTTGTTAATAAGGCTATTTTGATTCCAATTTTTGTAAACATTTTACTTATAGAATAATAATGTTGTATGGCTAAAACTTCAGTAGGGGCCATCAAACAAGATTGAAATCCATTATCTAAAGCTACAAGCATTGACAACATAGCTATGATCGTTTTCCCACTCCCTACTTCTCCTTGTAATAATCTATTCATTTGAATAGGTTTTTTCAAATCATTCCATATTTCTTTAAAGACTTTTTTTTGTTCTACTGTTAGAGTAAAAGGGATAAAATATTTGTAAAAATTATGAAAATAATGACCTATCCTTGTAAAAGGATTACTATTTGTTTCTTTTTTCTTGCATAATAAAAATAATTTTAATAGGAATAACTCTTCAAATTTTAAAGAATGTTGTGCTTGTAATAAAGAATTTAAAGATTCTGGAAAATGAATTTGAATTAAAGCTTTTTTCCTTGACATTAGTTTTTTTTTAAGAAAACTATGAAAAAAAAATTCGTTTATGTCATTTTTTAATTCTTCTATAAGA contains:
- a CDS encoding FeoA family protein, giving the protein MNLSNLKKGEKGIIKGYKNDNFPIKLLELGVLPGVKFEILFVSIFYDPLCIRYDQSCLALRKKEAENIIIELI
- the rseP gene encoding RIP metalloprotease RseP; this translates as MSSILIRSIQLLLSISILVIIHELGHFIIAQIFKVRVERFFLFFDPWFSILKKKIGHTIYGIGWLPLGGYVKISGMIMDDKNISSKNTINNWEFRSKSAIKRLLIISGGIFFNILLSILIFTFLLFKYGETYLPTKNVKYGIEVDALGEKIGLKNGDKILFVNGKYIPYFNDIPKEIILGNSITVDRMGNIIKLSLNNNKKKFFFDRKELNFFIQPRVPPIINYVIKNSKAEKYGLRNNDEILAINSEFILFSDQFKDLLSKYKNENILMSINRNGKLIQKEIFLDSKEVLGIYLKNFIDLDQIFLFEKKNYSFFESIPHGIKKTWNVLKNQIFFLKNVFHIETKAYKQIGSFFSIAKEFPSKWNWDIFWTLTATLSIWLAFLNLFPIPSLDGGYILFIMIEMITRKKINEEIMERCTICGFIIISLIMMFIIIWDIFKVFFY
- a CDS encoding 5-formyltetrahydrofolate cyclo-ligase; the protein is MRKSISQDKIIKMSYEIFLHLKKMFFIWEKTYYHIFLPIREYKEVDTFIIINFLLKMGKCVTIPCSNFKELSIENCFFHEKTILTKKKYGILEPIQRHKFIVSISLIEVIFIPLLIFDFKGHRIGYGKGFYDRFITLCKKNVIKIGLSIFPPIKKIERVHKNDLFLDIGITPNHIYCFRKNSIKKNFENIPNNNKHHN
- a CDS encoding alpha/beta fold hydrolase — translated: MTNICKINFKIKGKGIPIVLLHGFMESIEIWNYIYNSISNKYKVISIDLPGHGKSSLKLEKDSIFTMEKIAEIVKNIVYKKNVQKAVFVGHSMGGYVALAIAEKYPEMFLGLCLLHSTTISDTLEKKRNRIRSIQLAMNNYPLFVSTSIKKLFYNKKLSSLQEEICFVNKMALHIHINSIISFLKGMSIRKDRKFLLKTTQFPKLYIAGLYDRILDIQKIYEETRNGNQIYFFAIPTGHMGHIEQPKEIIKILENFIDYSIE
- a CDS encoding type III pantothenate kinase; the protein is MLLTINIGNSSLRFGLFNNNYNLKCNCSWIINSNPQRSLDEYILLFRNIYQQYGILYKFIQNIVIGSVVPTLTKKVEQSLYEIHKIKPILVDINSSSPIKHYSHQLGTDLYANAIAAYTLYKDQNTTLVVDFGTALSFTCIDNKYGNIKGIIIAPGINSSLTALIGNTAQLSKIKLKKPPSILGKDTETCIQSGIIYGYLSMIEGLINRINQELKTNCFVIATGGLSHIYTPLTKKIHIKDKLHTIKGLKILFHWNH
- a CDS encoding HIT family protein, which encodes MNNNIFQKIINNEIIAYKVAENFDHLAFLDIHPMKIGHTLVISKKSNGDKIFSLSEKEFISIMSFTRKVAIGIERIIPCNRVGIFVMGFEIPHVHIHLIPMDKESDVNFSKKRIILSSKNFEILSEKIKKSIQKIE
- the greA gene encoding transcription elongation factor GreA; protein product: MEKFEYITKEGLEKLQKEIERLENIERPKISMQIAEARDKGDLSENAEYDAIKEAQAFLEMNIAKLKKKRSNARIIDGSQINRTRVSILSTVRVKNLTYGGEQIYTLVPEGEADLKSGKISINTPISTGLLGKQVGQIAHIRLPNKMILDYEILEIAFSE
- the murA gene encoding UDP-N-acetylglucosamine 1-carboxyvinyltransferase, with product MGTFKIKGGLPLKGEIQPQGAKNESLQVLCAVLLTSEKLRIKNIPEIGDVKCLMQILKELGVFIKKNGIGDYTFQAKNINTEYFNTKRFREYGRSIRGSIMIAGPILARFGKVCIPIPGGDRIGRRRLDAHLTGLRLLGSNIHYHNESKCFDLRIPKNNLIGEYILMEEASVTGTANVIMAATLAKGKTTIYNAACEPYIQQLCKLLNKMGAKIKGIGSNLIHITGVKELGGGGHTILPDMVEIGSWIGLAAITCSEVKIKNVSWKNLGIVPYTFQKMGIKLEKEEDNIYIPSQKSYQIKKSFNNAILTISDAPWPGLTPDLLSILTVVATQAKGSVLIHQKMFESRLFFVDKLIEMGAQIILCDPHRATVIGLNHKSYLRGAILNSPDIRAGISLLIAALSARGTSMIKNIEQIDRGYENIDTRLRLLGADILRME
- a CDS encoding DUF4290 domain-containing protein; this translates as MEYNTNRFKLVIPEYGRNIHKMIDYAIQIKNRKKRNRCAWCIIKLMTGSIHPKYHKSIYYFQHKLWNQLFIMSKYKLDIDTPFPKPNPREPYKMSLYNKKVVYPEYLTSFRYYGKIIRNMIHVAIRCKNTKKKEGLFYAIANTMKKNYLRWNKNIVEDDVIFEDLKKLSKGKICLMNNTDSLLQCSHILKKKK
- a CDS encoding cation diffusion facilitator family transporter, with the protein product MAIIFFFIKLITWRITSSLSIFSDAMESLTNIISGLVGLCSLYISSLPKDQNHPYGHGKVEFISTAIEGVIISIVGITIFINTFIRIKYNIHKINLSKLDYGVFLMSFTGIINYFLGLLACNIGQKNKALTLIASGKHLQIDTYSTFGIVIGLILLNITKCTWIDPIISIIFSSVILYTGFKLLRKATAGIMDESDKKLLIKLSFSLNEKRDVHWIDLHHLKIIKYGSALHIDCHLIVPWFFNIKKANQEVKKLTQLTKNEFGSKVELSVHVEACSKNHCPFCLNHFCKVRKHFFKKKILWTLDKTSYYNKT
- a CDS encoding ATP-dependent helicase — protein: MNSLNNNQRKIIENMNGPILVLAGAGSGKTRVITHRIVHMIKNIGISPYNILALTFTKKAAKEMKCRILSMLMNQTDFDQITLGTFHSIFSNILRKESHWLGLKSNYTIYDRKDSENIIKQIFKDISMDISMNYKETIKKISEYKNNLYFLNKKKSINKKSKFFTKIYDSYTERCFQANALDFDDILLYTNYLFLYFPNILEKYQKKFKYVLVDEYQDTNLSQYTIIKNLVYKHKNLFVVGDDAQSIYAFRGANISNILNFHLDYKNAITFRLDQNYRSTNHIVQASNNIISFNKNQIYKKIWTNNEKGEKIKIYSATTEVEEAQYIASSILSIKKKTNFQFENFAILYRANIQSNIIEYSLKKKNIPYHIYGSISFENRKEIRDFLAYLRVIVNPNDQESLLRIIKRGNPKIGKNILCLSKKKKITVSNIIENIENYQSLLKINNKTKNRFINLINTIKKLHIHIIQENAYIIAKNVENFLLKENSKNYSHEDFKSILDNIFQYVKEQKELKNNGDTSLIGFLQSFYLEKNENINHEKNKVSLMTVHLSKGLEFSIVFIAGLEENLFPSKSSLENQFKMEEERRLFYVALTRAQKKAILTYTKYRFIWGEKKKNSPSRFIDEINTNFVDLENHKYISEKEKDKIHYLNHFNYENKDSKYLEIKKGVKVFHKDFGLGIIVELQNKNQIALIKFKKYGEKRILLKLKKLIIYS